From a region of the Tursiops truncatus isolate mTurTru1 chromosome 13, mTurTru1.mat.Y, whole genome shotgun sequence genome:
- the SMTN gene encoding smoothelin isoform X13 yields the protein MADETLAGLDEGALRKLLEVTADLAERRRIRSAIRELQRQELEREEEALASKRFRAERQDNKENWLHSQQRKAEQQAALARLAGRLESMSDVEELTTLLRGAAEYEERKLIRAAIRRVRAQEIEAATLAGRLCSGRPSSGSREDSKGRAAHRLDRCEVPKPEEQEQQAEVPEPTPTPNGTSHDVTTVTLLLRAPPGGTLSSPASAGSSPTTTSPEPPLEPAEAPRPATEALGGPKPPPSPPRAASPEPQEPPATPSTEGQVVNKLLPGPTEPPAADGPTKGPSDTKRADLAGPRPCQRSLSVLSPRQPVQNREPTPLASGPSLFQRAGSVRDRVRKFTSDSPMAAGLQEGPLRAALGPSTPARLPGSSHISTTPASSSRGPSSRGPSDTSSQFNKDQRGTARPLAQLQSCPREEGPRGRGLAVRPLENRAGGPMARSEAPSAPLAVAVGTAEPGANMKTTFTIEIKDGRGQASTGRVLLPTGNQRAELMLGLRAPPTLLSTSSGGKSTITHISSPGNLARLGSVTHVTSFSHASPGSRGGCSIKAAEDAGTPVAHPPAFSTRRRSSASPAHSGSLMEPEPAEPPSAAVEVANGAEQTRVDKAPERRSPLSTEELMTIEDESVLDKMLDQTTDFEERKLIRAALRELRQRKRDQRDKERERRLQETRARPGEGRGNTATKTTTRHSQQTADGSAVSTVTKTERLVHSNDGRRTARTTTVESSFVRRSENGGGSTMMQTKTFSSSSSKKMGSIFDREDEASPRPGSLAALEKLQAEKKKELMKAQSLPKTSASQARKAMIEKLEKEGTACSSGGPRAAVQRSTSFGVPNANSIKQMLLDWCRAKTRGYEHVDIQNFSSSWSDGMAFCALVHNFFPEAFDYGQLSPQNRRQNFEVAFSSAEMLVDCVPLVEVEDMMIMGKKPDPKCVFTYVQSLYNHLRRHELRLRGKNV from the exons ATCCAAGCGCTTCCGTGCCGAGCGGCAGGACAACAAGGAGAACTGGCTGCA CTCTCAGCAGCGGAAGGCTGAGCAGCAGGCTGCTCTGGCACGGCTGGCAGGACGGCTGGAGTCCATGAGTGATGTGGAGGAGCTGACCACACTG CTGCGAGGCGCTGCTGAGTACGAGGAACGCAAGCTGATCCGAGCCGCCATCCGCCGTGTACGGGCCCAGGAGATTGAGG ccGCCACATTGGCTGGAAGGTTGTGCAGCGGGCGTCCCAGCAGTGGCTCAAGAGAGGACAGCAAGGGGCGGGCAGCACACAGGCTGGACCGGTGTGAG GTGCCAAAGCCAGAGGAACAGGAGCAGCAGGCAGAGGTCCCAGAGCCAACTCCAACCCCCAATGGCACCAGCCATGACGTGACGACAGTGACACTACTGCTTCGGGCCCCACCTGGGGGCACACTCAGCTCACCTGCCTCAGCCGGCAGTTCACCCACCACTACCTCTCCTGAGCCTCCACTGGAGCCTGCCGAGGCCCCACGCCCTGCCACTGAGGCTCTGGGTGGCCCCAAGCCACCTCCCAGCCCGCCCAGGGCTgccagccctgagccccaggagcCTCCAGCCACCCCCAGCACGGAGGGGCAGGTGGTCAACAAG CTCCTGCCTGGCCCCACAGAGCCCCCTGCTGCTGATGGCCCTACCAAAGGTCCCTCCGACACAAAGAGAGCAG ACCTGGCTGGCCCTCGCCCCTGCCAACGCTCCCTGTCTGTGCTGAGCCCCCGCCAGCCAGTCCAGAACCGAG AGCCCACCCCCCTTGCCAGCGGACCTTCCCTGTTCCAGCGGGCTGGCTCCGTACGGGACCGTGTGCGCAAGTTCACATCCGATTCTCCTATGGCTGCTGGGCTCCAGGAAGGCCCACTCCGGGCAGCCCTAGGTCCCTCGACCCCTGCAAGGCTCCCAGGCTCCTCCCACATCAGCACCacccctgcctcctcctccaggggcCCCTCCTCACGGGGCCCCAGTGACACCTCCTCCCAGTTCAACAAGGATCAGCGAGGAACAGCCCGGCCCCTGGCCCAACTTCAGAGCTGCCCCAGGGAGGAGGGCCCCAGGGGGCGGGGCTTGGCTGTCAGGCCCCTTGAAAACAGAGCAGGGGGGCCCATGGCCCGCTCAGAGGCGCCCAGTGCCCCGCTAGCCGTGGCCGTGGGCACTGCTGAGCCAGGGGCCAATATGAAGACCACATTCACCATCGAGATCAAGGATGGCCGGGGCCAGGCCTCCACGGGCCGGGTGCTGCTGCCCACAGGCAACCAGAGGGCAG AACTGATGCTGGGGCTGCGGGCGCCCCCCACCCTCCTTAGCACCAGCAGTGGGGGCAAGAGCACCATCACGCATATCAGCAGCCCTGGGAACCTGGCTCGGCTGGGCAGTGTCACTCACGTCACCAGCTTCAGCCATGCCTCCCCTGGTAGCCGAGGAGGCTGCAGCATTAAG GCGGCCGAGGATGCTGGGACCCCTGTGGCCCACCCGCCTGCCTTCAGCACCCGCCGCCGCTCCTCTGCAAGCCCTGCCCACAGCGGCAGTCTC ATGGAGCCAGAACCAGCAGAGCCCCCCTCTGCAGCAGTGGAGGTGGCCAATGGCGCCGAGCAGACCCGCGTGGACAAAGCACCAGAGAGGCGGAGCCCTCTGAGCACCGAGGAGCTGATGACCATTGAGGATGAGAGTGTCCTGGACAAGATG CTGGATCAAACTACGGACTTTGAGGAGCGGAAGCTCATCCGGGCTGCGCTACGTGAGCTCCGACAAAGGAAGAGAG ACCAGCGGGACAAGGAACGGGAACGGCGGCTGCAAGAGACACGGGCCCGCCCAGGGGAGGGCCGTGGCAACACGGCCACCAAGACCACCACGCGACACAGCCAACAGACAGCCGATGGCTCAGCTGTCAGCACTGTCACCAAGACCGAGCGGCTCGTCCACTCCA ATGATGGCAGACGGACGGCCCGCACCACCACGGTGGAGTCGAGTTTTGTGAGGCGCTCAGAGA ATGGTGGTGGCAGCACCATGATGCAAACTAAGACCTTTTCCTCTTCATCATCCAAGAAGATGGGCAG TATCTTCGACCGAGAGGATGAAGCCAGCCCGCGGCCCGGCAGCCTAGCGGCGCTGGAGAAACTCCaggcagagaagaagaaagagctgATGAAGGCGCAGAGCCTGCCCAAGACCTCGGCCTCCCAGGCGCGTAAGGCCATGATTGagaagctggagaaggaaggCACCGCTTG CAGCTCTGGCGGACCCCGCGCAGCTGTGCAGCGCTCCACCAGCTTCGGTGTCCCCAATGCCAACAGCATCAAGCAGATGTTGCTGGACTGGTGCCGAGCCAAGACACGTGGCTACGAG CATGTGGACATCCAGAACTTCTCCTCGAGTTGGAGTGACGGGATGGCCTTCTGTGCCCTGGTGCACAACTTCTTCCCTGAAGCCTTCGATTATGGGCAGCTCAGCCCACAGAACCGGCGCCAGAACTTCGAGGTGGCCTTCTCATCCGCTGA GATGCTGGTGGACTGCGTACCCCTCGTGGAGGTGGAGGACATGATGATCATGGGCAAGAAGCCCGACCCCAAGTGCGTTTTCACCTACGTGCAGTCGCTCTACAACCACCTGCGGCGCCACGAGCTGCGCCTGCGCGGCAAGAATGTCTAG
- the SMTN gene encoding smoothelin isoform X5: MADETLAGLDEGALRKLLEVTADLAERRRIRSAIRELQRQELEREEEALASKRFRAERQDNKENWLHSQQRKAEQQAALARLAGRLESMSDVEELTTLLRGAAEYEERKLIRAAIRRVRAQEIEAATLAGRLCSGRPSSGSREDSKGRAAHRLDRCEVPKPEEQEQQAEVPEPTPTPNGTSHDVTTVTLLLRAPPGGTLSSPASAGSSPTTTSPEPPLEPAEAPRPATEALGGPKPPPSPPRAASPEPQEPPATPSTEGQVVNKLLPGPTEPPAADGPTKGPSDTKRADLAGPRPCQRSLSVLSPRQPVQNREPTPLASGPSLFQRAGSVRDRVRKFTSDSPMAAGLQEGPLRAALGPSTPARLPGSSHISTTPASSSRGPSSRGPSDTSSQFNKDQRGTARPLAQLQSCPREEGPRGRGLAVRPLENRAGGPMARSEAPSAPLAVAVGTAEPGANMKTTFTIEIKDGRGQASTGRVLLPTGNQRAELMLGLRAPPTLLSTSSGGKSTITHISSPGNLARLGSVTHVTSFSHASPGSRGGCSIKMEPEPAEPPSAAVEVANGAEQTRVDKAPERRSPLSTEELMTIEDESVLDKMLDQTTDFEERKLIRAALRELRQRKRDQRDKERERRLQETRARPGEGRGNTATKTTTRHSQQTADGSAVSTVTKTERLVHSNDGRRTARTTTVESSFVRRSENGGGSTMMQTKTFSSSSSKKMGSIFDREDEASPRPGSLAALEKLQAEKKKELMKAQSLPKTSASQARKAMIEKLEKEGTACSSGGPRAAVQRSTSFGVPNANSIKQMLLDWCRAKTRGYEHVDIQNFSSSWSDGMAFCALVHNFFPEAFDYGQLSPQNRRQNFEVAFSSAEMLVDCVPLVEVEDMMIMGKKPDPKCVFTYVQSLYNHLRRHELRLRGKNV; encoded by the exons ATCCAAGCGCTTCCGTGCCGAGCGGCAGGACAACAAGGAGAACTGGCTGCA CTCTCAGCAGCGGAAGGCTGAGCAGCAGGCTGCTCTGGCACGGCTGGCAGGACGGCTGGAGTCCATGAGTGATGTGGAGGAGCTGACCACACTG CTGCGAGGCGCTGCTGAGTACGAGGAACGCAAGCTGATCCGAGCCGCCATCCGCCGTGTACGGGCCCAGGAGATTGAGG ccGCCACATTGGCTGGAAGGTTGTGCAGCGGGCGTCCCAGCAGTGGCTCAAGAGAGGACAGCAAGGGGCGGGCAGCACACAGGCTGGACCGGTGTGAG GTGCCAAAGCCAGAGGAACAGGAGCAGCAGGCAGAGGTCCCAGAGCCAACTCCAACCCCCAATGGCACCAGCCATGACGTGACGACAGTGACACTACTGCTTCGGGCCCCACCTGGGGGCACACTCAGCTCACCTGCCTCAGCCGGCAGTTCACCCACCACTACCTCTCCTGAGCCTCCACTGGAGCCTGCCGAGGCCCCACGCCCTGCCACTGAGGCTCTGGGTGGCCCCAAGCCACCTCCCAGCCCGCCCAGGGCTgccagccctgagccccaggagcCTCCAGCCACCCCCAGCACGGAGGGGCAGGTGGTCAACAAG CTCCTGCCTGGCCCCACAGAGCCCCCTGCTGCTGATGGCCCTACCAAAGGTCCCTCCGACACAAAGAGAGCAG ACCTGGCTGGCCCTCGCCCCTGCCAACGCTCCCTGTCTGTGCTGAGCCCCCGCCAGCCAGTCCAGAACCGAG AGCCCACCCCCCTTGCCAGCGGACCTTCCCTGTTCCAGCGGGCTGGCTCCGTACGGGACCGTGTGCGCAAGTTCACATCCGATTCTCCTATGGCTGCTGGGCTCCAGGAAGGCCCACTCCGGGCAGCCCTAGGTCCCTCGACCCCTGCAAGGCTCCCAGGCTCCTCCCACATCAGCACCacccctgcctcctcctccaggggcCCCTCCTCACGGGGCCCCAGTGACACCTCCTCCCAGTTCAACAAGGATCAGCGAGGAACAGCCCGGCCCCTGGCCCAACTTCAGAGCTGCCCCAGGGAGGAGGGCCCCAGGGGGCGGGGCTTGGCTGTCAGGCCCCTTGAAAACAGAGCAGGGGGGCCCATGGCCCGCTCAGAGGCGCCCAGTGCCCCGCTAGCCGTGGCCGTGGGCACTGCTGAGCCAGGGGCCAATATGAAGACCACATTCACCATCGAGATCAAGGATGGCCGGGGCCAGGCCTCCACGGGCCGGGTGCTGCTGCCCACAGGCAACCAGAGGGCAG AACTGATGCTGGGGCTGCGGGCGCCCCCCACCCTCCTTAGCACCAGCAGTGGGGGCAAGAGCACCATCACGCATATCAGCAGCCCTGGGAACCTGGCTCGGCTGGGCAGTGTCACTCACGTCACCAGCTTCAGCCATGCCTCCCCTGGTAGCCGAGGAGGCTGCAGCATTAAG ATGGAGCCAGAACCAGCAGAGCCCCCCTCTGCAGCAGTGGAGGTGGCCAATGGCGCCGAGCAGACCCGCGTGGACAAAGCACCAGAGAGGCGGAGCCCTCTGAGCACCGAGGAGCTGATGACCATTGAGGATGAGAGTGTCCTGGACAAGATG CTGGATCAAACTACGGACTTTGAGGAGCGGAAGCTCATCCGGGCTGCGCTACGTGAGCTCCGACAAAGGAAGAGAG ACCAGCGGGACAAGGAACGGGAACGGCGGCTGCAAGAGACACGGGCCCGCCCAGGGGAGGGCCGTGGCAACACGGCCACCAAGACCACCACGCGACACAGCCAACAGACAGCCGATGGCTCAGCTGTCAGCACTGTCACCAAGACCGAGCGGCTCGTCCACTCCA ATGATGGCAGACGGACGGCCCGCACCACCACGGTGGAGTCGAGTTTTGTGAGGCGCTCAGAGA ATGGTGGTGGCAGCACCATGATGCAAACTAAGACCTTTTCCTCTTCATCATCCAAGAAGATGGGCAG TATCTTCGACCGAGAGGATGAAGCCAGCCCGCGGCCCGGCAGCCTAGCGGCGCTGGAGAAACTCCaggcagagaagaagaaagagctgATGAAGGCGCAGAGCCTGCCCAAGACCTCGGCCTCCCAGGCGCGTAAGGCCATGATTGagaagctggagaaggaaggCACCGCTTG CAGCTCTGGCGGACCCCGCGCAGCTGTGCAGCGCTCCACCAGCTTCGGTGTCCCCAATGCCAACAGCATCAAGCAGATGTTGCTGGACTGGTGCCGAGCCAAGACACGTGGCTACGAG CATGTGGACATCCAGAACTTCTCCTCGAGTTGGAGTGACGGGATGGCCTTCTGTGCCCTGGTGCACAACTTCTTCCCTGAAGCCTTCGATTATGGGCAGCTCAGCCCACAGAACCGGCGCCAGAACTTCGAGGTGGCCTTCTCATCCGCTGA GATGCTGGTGGACTGCGTACCCCTCGTGGAGGTGGAGGACATGATGATCATGGGCAAGAAGCCCGACCCCAAGTGCGTTTTCACCTACGTGCAGTCGCTCTACAACCACCTGCGGCGCCACGAGCTGCGCCTGCGCGGCAAGAATGTCTAG
- the SMTN gene encoding smoothelin isoform X8 — protein MADETLAGLDEGALRKLLEVTADLAERRRIRSAIRELQRQELEREEEALASKRFRAERQDNKENWLHSQQRKAEQQAALARLAGRLESMSDVEELTTLLRGAAEYEERKLIRAAIRRVRAQEIEAATLAGRLCSGRPSSGSREDSKGRAAHRLDRCEVPKPEEQEQQAEVPEPTPTPNGTSHDVTTVTLLLRAPPGGTLSSPASAGSSPTTTSPEPPLEPAEAPRPATEALGGPKPPPSPPRAASPEPQEPPATPSTEGQVVNKLLPGPTEPPAADGPTKGPSDTKRADLAGPRPCQRSLSVLSPRQPVQNREPTPLASGPSLFQRAGSVRDRVRKFTSDSPMAAGLQEGPLRAALGPSTPARLPGSSHISTTPASSSRGPSSRGPSDTSSQFNKDQRGTARPLAQLQSCPREEGPRGRGLAVRPLENRAGGPMARSEAPSAPLAVAVGTAEPGANMKTTFTIEIKDGRGQASTGRVLLPTGNQRAELMLGLRAPPTLLSTSSGGKSTITHISSPGNLARLGSVTHVTSFSHASPGSRGGCSIKMEPEPAEPPSAAVEVANGAEQTRVDKAPERRSPLSTEELMTIEDESVLDKMLDQTTDFEERKLIRAALRELRQRKRDQRDKERERRLQETRARPGEGRGNTATKTTTRHSQQTADGSAVSTVTKTERLVHSNDGRRTARTTTVESSFVRRSESKAAWHLLMPACQPTFLKLSPNFHLCVSLSSRHFLFSACGYLYPSTNLPPHLPHPAQDLTLLPFPFLADGGGSTMMQTKTFSSSSSKKMGSIFDREDEASPRPGSLAALEKLQAEKKKELMKAQSLPKTSASQARKAMIEKLEKEGTACSGGPRAAVQRSTSFGVPNANSIKQMLLDWCRAKTRGYEPPCLAEKMGIPLLG, from the exons ATCCAAGCGCTTCCGTGCCGAGCGGCAGGACAACAAGGAGAACTGGCTGCA CTCTCAGCAGCGGAAGGCTGAGCAGCAGGCTGCTCTGGCACGGCTGGCAGGACGGCTGGAGTCCATGAGTGATGTGGAGGAGCTGACCACACTG CTGCGAGGCGCTGCTGAGTACGAGGAACGCAAGCTGATCCGAGCCGCCATCCGCCGTGTACGGGCCCAGGAGATTGAGG ccGCCACATTGGCTGGAAGGTTGTGCAGCGGGCGTCCCAGCAGTGGCTCAAGAGAGGACAGCAAGGGGCGGGCAGCACACAGGCTGGACCGGTGTGAG GTGCCAAAGCCAGAGGAACAGGAGCAGCAGGCAGAGGTCCCAGAGCCAACTCCAACCCCCAATGGCACCAGCCATGACGTGACGACAGTGACACTACTGCTTCGGGCCCCACCTGGGGGCACACTCAGCTCACCTGCCTCAGCCGGCAGTTCACCCACCACTACCTCTCCTGAGCCTCCACTGGAGCCTGCCGAGGCCCCACGCCCTGCCACTGAGGCTCTGGGTGGCCCCAAGCCACCTCCCAGCCCGCCCAGGGCTgccagccctgagccccaggagcCTCCAGCCACCCCCAGCACGGAGGGGCAGGTGGTCAACAAG CTCCTGCCTGGCCCCACAGAGCCCCCTGCTGCTGATGGCCCTACCAAAGGTCCCTCCGACACAAAGAGAGCAG ACCTGGCTGGCCCTCGCCCCTGCCAACGCTCCCTGTCTGTGCTGAGCCCCCGCCAGCCAGTCCAGAACCGAG AGCCCACCCCCCTTGCCAGCGGACCTTCCCTGTTCCAGCGGGCTGGCTCCGTACGGGACCGTGTGCGCAAGTTCACATCCGATTCTCCTATGGCTGCTGGGCTCCAGGAAGGCCCACTCCGGGCAGCCCTAGGTCCCTCGACCCCTGCAAGGCTCCCAGGCTCCTCCCACATCAGCACCacccctgcctcctcctccaggggcCCCTCCTCACGGGGCCCCAGTGACACCTCCTCCCAGTTCAACAAGGATCAGCGAGGAACAGCCCGGCCCCTGGCCCAACTTCAGAGCTGCCCCAGGGAGGAGGGCCCCAGGGGGCGGGGCTTGGCTGTCAGGCCCCTTGAAAACAGAGCAGGGGGGCCCATGGCCCGCTCAGAGGCGCCCAGTGCCCCGCTAGCCGTGGCCGTGGGCACTGCTGAGCCAGGGGCCAATATGAAGACCACATTCACCATCGAGATCAAGGATGGCCGGGGCCAGGCCTCCACGGGCCGGGTGCTGCTGCCCACAGGCAACCAGAGGGCAG AACTGATGCTGGGGCTGCGGGCGCCCCCCACCCTCCTTAGCACCAGCAGTGGGGGCAAGAGCACCATCACGCATATCAGCAGCCCTGGGAACCTGGCTCGGCTGGGCAGTGTCACTCACGTCACCAGCTTCAGCCATGCCTCCCCTGGTAGCCGAGGAGGCTGCAGCATTAAG ATGGAGCCAGAACCAGCAGAGCCCCCCTCTGCAGCAGTGGAGGTGGCCAATGGCGCCGAGCAGACCCGCGTGGACAAAGCACCAGAGAGGCGGAGCCCTCTGAGCACCGAGGAGCTGATGACCATTGAGGATGAGAGTGTCCTGGACAAGATG CTGGATCAAACTACGGACTTTGAGGAGCGGAAGCTCATCCGGGCTGCGCTACGTGAGCTCCGACAAAGGAAGAGAG ACCAGCGGGACAAGGAACGGGAACGGCGGCTGCAAGAGACACGGGCCCGCCCAGGGGAGGGCCGTGGCAACACGGCCACCAAGACCACCACGCGACACAGCCAACAGACAGCCGATGGCTCAGCTGTCAGCACTGTCACCAAGACCGAGCGGCTCGTCCACTCCA ATGATGGCAGACGGACGGCCCGCACCACCACGGTGGAGTCGAGTTTTGTGAGGCGCTCAGAGAGTAAGGCCGCCTGGCATCTTCTCATGCCTGCCTGCCAGCCCACCTTCCTCAAACTCTCTCCGAACTTccatctgtgtgtctctctgtccagccgtcactttctcttctctgcctgTGGCTACCTCTATCCCTCTACCAACCTCCCGCCCCATCTCCCACATCCAGCCCAGGACCTCACCctgctccccttcccctttcttgCAGATGGTGGTGGCAGCACCATGATGCAAACTAAGACCTTTTCCTCTTCATCATCCAAGAAGATGGGCAG TATCTTCGACCGAGAGGATGAAGCCAGCCCGCGGCCCGGCAGCCTAGCGGCGCTGGAGAAACTCCaggcagagaagaagaaagagctgATGAAGGCGCAGAGCCTGCCCAAGACCTCGGCCTCCCAGGCGCGTAAGGCCATGATTGagaagctggagaaggaaggCACCGCTTG CTCTGGCGGACCCCGCGCAGCTGTGCAGCGCTCCACCAGCTTCGGTGTCCCCAATGCCAACAGCATCAAGCAGATGTTGCTGGACTGGTGCCGAGCCAAGACACGTGGCTACGAG CCACCATGTCTGGCAGAGAAGATGGGAATTCCTCTTCTGGGATGA
- the SMTN gene encoding smoothelin isoform X11, with translation MADETLAGLDEGALRKLLEVTADLAERRRIRSAIRELQRQELEREEEALASKRFRAERQDNKENWLHSQQRKAEQQAALARLAGRLESMSDVEELTTLLRGAAEYEERKLIRAAIRRVRAQEIEAATLAGRLCSGRPSSGSREDSKGRAAHRLDRCEVPKPEEQEQQAEVPEPTPTPNGTSHDVTTVTLLLRAPPGGTLSSPASAGSSPTTTSPEPPLEPAEAPRPATEALGGPKPPPSPPRAASPEPQEPPATPSTEGQVVNKLLPGPTEPPAADGPTKGPSDTKRADLAGPRPCQRSLSVLSPRQPVQNREPTPLASGPSLFQRAGSVRDRVRKFTSDSPMAAGLQEGPLRAALGPSTPARLPGSSHISTTPASSSRGPSSRGPSDTSSQFNKDQRGTARPLAQLQSCPREEGPRGRGLAVRPLENRAGGPMARSEAPSAPLAVAVGTAEPGANMKTTFTIEIKDGRGQASTGRVLLPTGNQRAELMLGLRAPPTLLSTSSGGKSTITHISSPGNLARLGSVTHVTSFSHASPGSRGGCSIKMEPEPAEPPSAAVEVANGAEQTRVDKAPERRSPLSTEELMTIEDESVLDKMLDQTTDFEERKLIRAALRELRQRKRDQRDKERERRLQETRARPGEGRGNTATKTTTRHSQQTADGSAVSTVTKTERLVHSNDGRRTARTTTVESSFVRRSESKAAWHLLMPACQPTFLKLSPNFHLCVSLSSRHFLFSACGYLYPSTNLPPHLPHPAQDLTLLPFPFLADGGGSTMMQTKTFSSSSSKKMGR, from the exons ATCCAAGCGCTTCCGTGCCGAGCGGCAGGACAACAAGGAGAACTGGCTGCA CTCTCAGCAGCGGAAGGCTGAGCAGCAGGCTGCTCTGGCACGGCTGGCAGGACGGCTGGAGTCCATGAGTGATGTGGAGGAGCTGACCACACTG CTGCGAGGCGCTGCTGAGTACGAGGAACGCAAGCTGATCCGAGCCGCCATCCGCCGTGTACGGGCCCAGGAGATTGAGG ccGCCACATTGGCTGGAAGGTTGTGCAGCGGGCGTCCCAGCAGTGGCTCAAGAGAGGACAGCAAGGGGCGGGCAGCACACAGGCTGGACCGGTGTGAG GTGCCAAAGCCAGAGGAACAGGAGCAGCAGGCAGAGGTCCCAGAGCCAACTCCAACCCCCAATGGCACCAGCCATGACGTGACGACAGTGACACTACTGCTTCGGGCCCCACCTGGGGGCACACTCAGCTCACCTGCCTCAGCCGGCAGTTCACCCACCACTACCTCTCCTGAGCCTCCACTGGAGCCTGCCGAGGCCCCACGCCCTGCCACTGAGGCTCTGGGTGGCCCCAAGCCACCTCCCAGCCCGCCCAGGGCTgccagccctgagccccaggagcCTCCAGCCACCCCCAGCACGGAGGGGCAGGTGGTCAACAAG CTCCTGCCTGGCCCCACAGAGCCCCCTGCTGCTGATGGCCCTACCAAAGGTCCCTCCGACACAAAGAGAGCAG ACCTGGCTGGCCCTCGCCCCTGCCAACGCTCCCTGTCTGTGCTGAGCCCCCGCCAGCCAGTCCAGAACCGAG AGCCCACCCCCCTTGCCAGCGGACCTTCCCTGTTCCAGCGGGCTGGCTCCGTACGGGACCGTGTGCGCAAGTTCACATCCGATTCTCCTATGGCTGCTGGGCTCCAGGAAGGCCCACTCCGGGCAGCCCTAGGTCCCTCGACCCCTGCAAGGCTCCCAGGCTCCTCCCACATCAGCACCacccctgcctcctcctccaggggcCCCTCCTCACGGGGCCCCAGTGACACCTCCTCCCAGTTCAACAAGGATCAGCGAGGAACAGCCCGGCCCCTGGCCCAACTTCAGAGCTGCCCCAGGGAGGAGGGCCCCAGGGGGCGGGGCTTGGCTGTCAGGCCCCTTGAAAACAGAGCAGGGGGGCCCATGGCCCGCTCAGAGGCGCCCAGTGCCCCGCTAGCCGTGGCCGTGGGCACTGCTGAGCCAGGGGCCAATATGAAGACCACATTCACCATCGAGATCAAGGATGGCCGGGGCCAGGCCTCCACGGGCCGGGTGCTGCTGCCCACAGGCAACCAGAGGGCAG AACTGATGCTGGGGCTGCGGGCGCCCCCCACCCTCCTTAGCACCAGCAGTGGGGGCAAGAGCACCATCACGCATATCAGCAGCCCTGGGAACCTGGCTCGGCTGGGCAGTGTCACTCACGTCACCAGCTTCAGCCATGCCTCCCCTGGTAGCCGAGGAGGCTGCAGCATTAAG ATGGAGCCAGAACCAGCAGAGCCCCCCTCTGCAGCAGTGGAGGTGGCCAATGGCGCCGAGCAGACCCGCGTGGACAAAGCACCAGAGAGGCGGAGCCCTCTGAGCACCGAGGAGCTGATGACCATTGAGGATGAGAGTGTCCTGGACAAGATG CTGGATCAAACTACGGACTTTGAGGAGCGGAAGCTCATCCGGGCTGCGCTACGTGAGCTCCGACAAAGGAAGAGAG ACCAGCGGGACAAGGAACGGGAACGGCGGCTGCAAGAGACACGGGCCCGCCCAGGGGAGGGCCGTGGCAACACGGCCACCAAGACCACCACGCGACACAGCCAACAGACAGCCGATGGCTCAGCTGTCAGCACTGTCACCAAGACCGAGCGGCTCGTCCACTCCA ATGATGGCAGACGGACGGCCCGCACCACCACGGTGGAGTCGAGTTTTGTGAGGCGCTCAGAGAGTAAGGCCGCCTGGCATCTTCTCATGCCTGCCTGCCAGCCCACCTTCCTCAAACTCTCTCCGAACTTccatctgtgtgtctctctgtccagccgtcactttctcttctctgcctgTGGCTACCTCTATCCCTCTACCAACCTCCCGCCCCATCTCCCACATCCAGCCCAGGACCTCACCctgctccccttcccctttcttgCAGATGGTGGTGGCAGCACCATGATGCAAACTAAGACCTTTTCCTCTTCATCATCCAAGAAGATGGGCAGGTGA